In one window of Duganella dendranthematis DNA:
- the lnt gene encoding apolipoprotein N-acyltransferase has product MRFRRANPNDPPKPQRSTRGRMIITGLAGALCVFAFAPFGWWPLEILGLATLFYQVLRSSSIKAAALIGWAFVTGWTAAGVHWLYVSMHTYGDMPAPLAAAAVLLLGAAMGIYGAAAMASAAWLRQRWTLPLPVANLLVFPAVWALFEWLRGWLFTGFPWLSSGYAHNHSPLAGFAPIIGMYGLGWLAAVMAGALLLLLHRTRIRAAGLIVAIGVAGVGLSFLKWTYPEGKPISVRLLQGNIPQDEKFNGAKVMSTLKLYQDAITAAPADLIATPETAIVMLPQQLPPDYLPGIAQFLNKTNSNLILGIPLADSQTAYFNSAIGITPRQSNGYYRYDKHHLVPYGEFIPFGFRWFVNLMSIPLGDQTSGRDIQPAFPIKDQRVLPNICYEDLFGEEIADQLNHPAQDQKPATLLLNISNLAWFGDTIAIPQHLQISQMRTLETGRPMLRATNTGATAIINGEGKVVQQLPANSFGTLAANVQGMAGSTPYIIWGNKLFLALTALSLAAAWFLTRRAKNQPKAA; this is encoded by the coding sequence ATGCGCTTTCGCCGCGCCAATCCCAACGATCCCCCTAAGCCGCAACGCTCGACCCGAGGCCGGATGATCATCACCGGTCTGGCCGGCGCACTGTGCGTGTTCGCCTTTGCGCCGTTCGGTTGGTGGCCGCTCGAAATCCTCGGCCTGGCCACGCTGTTCTACCAGGTCTTGCGCAGCTCCAGCATCAAGGCTGCCGCGCTGATCGGCTGGGCCTTCGTCACCGGCTGGACCGCCGCCGGCGTCCACTGGCTGTACGTGTCGATGCATACCTATGGGGACATGCCGGCGCCGCTGGCCGCCGCCGCCGTGCTGCTGCTGGGCGCCGCCATGGGCATTTACGGCGCCGCCGCCATGGCCAGCGCCGCCTGGCTGCGCCAGCGCTGGACGCTGCCGCTGCCGGTCGCCAACCTGCTGGTATTCCCGGCCGTGTGGGCGCTGTTTGAATGGCTGCGCGGCTGGCTGTTCACCGGCTTCCCGTGGCTGTCGTCCGGCTACGCCCATAATCACAGCCCGCTGGCCGGCTTTGCGCCGATCATCGGCATGTACGGCCTCGGCTGGCTGGCGGCCGTCATGGCCGGCGCCCTGCTGTTGCTGCTGCACCGGACGCGTATTCGCGCCGCCGGCCTGATCGTCGCCATCGGCGTGGCCGGCGTCGGTCTCAGTTTCCTGAAATGGACTTACCCGGAAGGCAAGCCGATCTCGGTGCGTCTGCTGCAAGGCAATATCCCGCAGGACGAGAAATTCAACGGCGCCAAGGTGATGTCGACGCTCAAGCTGTACCAGGACGCCATCACCGCCGCGCCGGCCGACCTGATCGCCACGCCGGAGACCGCCATCGTCATGCTGCCGCAGCAGCTGCCGCCGGATTACCTGCCGGGCATCGCCCAGTTCCTCAACAAGACCAACAGCAACCTGATCCTCGGCATTCCGCTGGCCGACAGCCAGACCGCCTATTTCAACAGCGCGATCGGCATCACGCCGCGCCAGAGTAATGGCTACTATCGCTACGACAAGCACCATCTGGTGCCATATGGCGAGTTCATCCCGTTCGGCTTCCGCTGGTTTGTCAACCTGATGTCGATCCCGCTGGGCGACCAGACCAGTGGCCGCGACATCCAGCCGGCGTTCCCGATCAAGGACCAGCGCGTGCTGCCCAACATCTGCTACGAAGACTTGTTTGGCGAGGAAATCGCCGACCAGCTGAACCATCCGGCGCAGGACCAGAAACCGGCCACGCTGCTGCTCAACATCTCCAACCTGGCCTGGTTTGGCGACACCATCGCCATTCCGCAGCATTTGCAGATCTCGCAGATGCGCACGCTGGAAACCGGCCGCCCCATGCTGCGGGCGACCAATACCGGGGCCACCGCCATCATCAACGGCGAAGGAAAAGTGGTACAGCAGCTGCCGGCCAACAGCTTCGGCACGCTGGCCGCCAATGTGCAGGGCATGGCGGGCAGCACGCCCTATATCATCTGGGGGAACAAGCTGTTCCTGGCCCTGACCGCGCTGTCCCTGGCGGCAGCGTGGTTTTTGACGCGCCGCGCAAAAAATCAGCCAAAAGCCGCTTAA
- the glyS gene encoding glycine--tRNA ligase subunit beta gives MTQTLLIELLTEELPPKALAKLGKAFADGIVNGLKSRDFLEADSVATAYATPRRLAVSITKVRAVSPDKMIREKILPVSVALDAAGSPSAPLLKKLAAMNLSHVTVADMERAQDGKAESFFYTSLAAGSNLLVGLQSALEESVAKLPIPKVMSYQRPDGATVQFVRPAHALIALHGSTVLPLTLLGLTAANVTEGHRFLTAPGQRAVTIAEADAYAATLKSEGKVLASVEERKEQIRAELLAKAGADLVLMPEALLDEVSALVEWPVVYECNFEEEFLAVPQECLILTMQTNQKYFALTDTNGKLRSRFLIVSNIATDTPDAIINGNERVVRPRLSDAKFFFEQDKKKTLESRLPLLDKIVYHNKLGTQGARGERVAALAGFIATAIGGDATLAQRAAKLSKADLVTEMVGEFPELQGIMGTYYARNDGEPEDVALAASEHYQPRFAGDALPTTVTGTAVALADKLETLVGIWAIGLAPTGDKDPFALRRHALGVLRMLIEKRLSLSISSLLAQAAQLFQSVPGFKDPSADVATFMYDRLRGILRERGFSVNEIEAVVAQNPDRLDDIVQRLEAVQAFAALPESASLAAANKRITNILKKNEEALAAVGEQGVNVSLLQDTAEKNLNTAVVRVLPEIDAAFNNGDFAGTLKTLAQLKDEVDAFFNDVMVMAEDVALRNNRLALLSSLHGMMNRVADISKLAA, from the coding sequence ATGACTCAAACTCTGCTCATCGAACTGCTGACCGAAGAACTGCCGCCGAAGGCGCTCGCCAAACTGGGCAAGGCTTTCGCGGACGGCATCGTCAACGGCCTGAAATCGCGCGACTTCCTGGAAGCTGACAGCGTCGCCACCGCCTACGCCACGCCGCGCCGCCTGGCCGTGTCCATCACCAAAGTGCGCGCCGTGTCGCCGGATAAAATGATCCGCGAAAAAATCCTGCCTGTGAGCGTCGCACTCGATGCCGCCGGGTCTCCATCGGCGCCGCTGCTGAAAAAACTGGCCGCCATGAACCTTTCGCACGTCACAGTGGCCGACATGGAGCGCGCTCAGGATGGCAAAGCCGAAAGCTTCTTCTACACCTCGCTGGCTGCCGGCAGCAATCTGCTGGTCGGGCTGCAATCTGCGCTCGAAGAATCGGTCGCCAAGCTGCCGATTCCTAAAGTAATGAGCTACCAGCGTCCGGACGGCGCCACCGTGCAGTTCGTGCGTCCTGCGCACGCGCTGATCGCGCTGCATGGTTCGACCGTGCTGCCACTGACCCTGCTCGGCCTGACCGCCGCCAACGTCACCGAAGGCCACCGCTTCTTGACCGCACCGGGCCAACGCGCCGTCACCATCGCGGAAGCCGACGCCTACGCCGCCACGCTGAAGAGCGAAGGCAAAGTGCTGGCATCCGTTGAAGAGCGCAAGGAACAGATCCGCGCCGAGCTGCTGGCGAAGGCCGGCGCCGACCTGGTGCTGATGCCGGAAGCGCTGCTGGACGAAGTATCCGCGCTGGTCGAATGGCCGGTGGTCTACGAATGCAACTTCGAGGAAGAGTTCCTGGCCGTGCCGCAGGAATGCCTGATCCTCACCATGCAGACCAATCAAAAGTATTTCGCGCTGACCGACACCAACGGCAAGCTGCGTTCGCGCTTCCTGATCGTCTCCAACATCGCCACCGACACGCCTGACGCCATCATCAACGGTAACGAGCGCGTGGTGCGTCCGCGCCTGTCCGACGCCAAGTTCTTCTTCGAGCAAGACAAGAAGAAAACCCTGGAATCGCGCCTGCCGCTGCTGGACAAAATCGTCTACCACAACAAACTGGGCACGCAAGGCGCGCGCGGCGAACGCGTTGCGGCGCTGGCCGGCTTCATCGCCACCGCCATCGGCGGCGACGCCACGCTGGCGCAACGCGCCGCCAAACTGTCGAAGGCCGATCTGGTCACCGAAATGGTCGGCGAGTTCCCTGAGCTGCAAGGCATCATGGGCACCTATTACGCCCGCAACGACGGCGAGCCGGAAGACGTGGCGCTGGCCGCGTCCGAGCACTATCAGCCGCGCTTCGCCGGCGACGCCCTGCCGACCACTGTCACCGGCACCGCCGTGGCGCTGGCCGACAAGCTGGAAACCCTGGTCGGCATCTGGGCCATCGGCCTGGCGCCAACCGGCGACAAGGATCCGTTTGCGCTGCGCCGCCATGCACTGGGCGTGCTGCGCATGCTGATCGAAAAACGCCTGTCGCTGTCGATCAGCAGCCTGCTGGCGCAAGCGGCGCAGCTGTTCCAATCGGTGCCCGGCTTCAAAGACCCATCGGCCGACGTCGCGACCTTCATGTACGACCGTCTGCGCGGCATCCTGCGCGAGCGCGGCTTCTCGGTCAACGAGATCGAAGCCGTGGTCGCGCAAAATCCGGACCGCCTGGACGACATCGTGCAGCGCCTGGAAGCCGTGCAGGCGTTCGCCGCCCTGCCGGAATCGGCCTCGCTGGCCGCCGCCAACAAGCGCATCACCAACATCCTGAAGAAGAATGAAGAAGCCCTGGCCGCCGTTGGCGAGCAAGGCGTCAACGTCTCGCTGCTGCAGGACACCGCCGAGAAAAACCTCAACACCGCCGTGGTGCGCGTGCTGCCGGAAATTGACGCGGCCTTCAACAACGGCGACTTCGCCGGCACGCTGAAAACGCTGGCGCAGCTGAAGGACGAAGTGGACGCCTTCTTCAACGACGTGATGGTGATGGCGGAAGATGTCGCCCTGCGCAACAACCGCCTGGCGCTGCTGTCGTCCCTGCACGGGATGATGAACCGCGTGGCCGACATCTCGAAACTGGCGGCGTAA
- the gmhB gene encoding D-glycero-beta-D-manno-heptose 1,7-bisphosphate 7-phosphatase: protein MKLIILDRDGVINHDSPDFIKSPAEWIPIPGSMEAIARLNQAGYRVVVASNQSGIAREFFDMTILNAIHQKMHNLAQQVGADIDAVFFCPHAAADNCDCRKPKPGMFTEISQRYKISLKGVPVVGDSLRDLQAGYVSGCVPYLVLTGKGEKTQSTGGLPPGTVVFPDLAAMVTHLLKTSVPPALHVVS, encoded by the coding sequence ATGAAACTGATCATTCTCGATCGCGACGGCGTTATCAACCACGATTCGCCGGACTTCATCAAATCGCCGGCGGAGTGGATTCCCATCCCCGGCTCGATGGAGGCGATCGCCAGGTTGAACCAGGCCGGCTACCGGGTGGTGGTGGCGTCGAACCAGTCGGGCATCGCCCGCGAGTTCTTCGACATGACCATCCTCAACGCCATCCACCAGAAGATGCACAACCTGGCGCAGCAAGTCGGCGCCGACATCGACGCGGTGTTCTTCTGCCCCCACGCCGCGGCCGACAATTGCGACTGCCGCAAGCCCAAGCCGGGCATGTTCACAGAAATCTCGCAGCGCTATAAAATCAGCCTGAAAGGCGTGCCGGTGGTCGGCGATTCGCTGCGCGACCTGCAGGCTGGTTACGTCAGCGGCTGCGTGCCGTACCTGGTCCTAACCGGCAAAGGCGAAAAGACCCAGTCCACCGGCGGTCTGCCGCCCGGCACCGTGGTATTCCCGGATCTGGCCGCGATGGTCACGCACCTGCTGAAGACCAGCGTGCCGCCGGCGCTGCACGTTGTCAGTTAA
- the glyQ gene encoding glycine--tRNA ligase subunit alpha gives MLTFQQIILTLQTYWDKQGCALLQPYDMEVGAGTFHTGTFLRAIGPEPWRAAYVQPSRRPKDGRYGENPNRGQHYYQYQVVMKPAPENILDLYLGSLEALGLDLKQNDVRFVEDDWESPTLGAWGLGWEVWLNGMEVTQFTYFQQVGGLDCKPVLGEITYGVERLAMYLQGVENMYDLVWTTWEENGETKTLKYGDVFHQNEVEQSAYNFEHSNTELLFSQFNNHESEAKRLIEAQLTLPAYEQIMKASHSFNLLDARGAISVTERAAYIGRVRTLSRLVAQAYYDSRERLGFPMAPKTAAPAAAE, from the coding sequence ATGCTGACATTTCAACAAATTATCCTGACCTTGCAAACCTACTGGGACAAGCAAGGCTGCGCCCTGCTCCAGCCCTACGACATGGAAGTCGGCGCCGGCACCTTCCACACCGGTACGTTCCTGCGCGCGATCGGCCCTGAGCCTTGGCGCGCCGCCTACGTGCAGCCGTCGCGCCGCCCGAAAGACGGCCGCTATGGCGAGAACCCGAACCGCGGTCAGCACTACTACCAGTACCAGGTGGTGATGAAGCCGGCGCCGGAAAATATTCTGGACCTGTATCTGGGTTCGCTGGAAGCGCTGGGCCTGGACCTGAAGCAGAACGATGTCCGCTTCGTCGAAGACGACTGGGAATCGCCGACGCTGGGCGCCTGGGGCCTGGGTTGGGAAGTCTGGCTGAACGGCATGGAGGTGACGCAGTTTACCTACTTCCAGCAGGTGGGCGGACTGGATTGCAAACCGGTGCTGGGTGAAATTACCTACGGCGTCGAGCGTCTGGCCATGTATCTGCAAGGCGTCGAGAATATGTATGACCTGGTGTGGACCACGTGGGAAGAAAACGGCGAGACCAAGACGCTGAAGTACGGCGACGTCTTCCACCAGAACGAAGTGGAACAATCGGCCTACAACTTCGAGCACTCGAACACCGAGCTGCTGTTCTCGCAGTTTAACAACCACGAGTCGGAAGCCAAACGCCTGATCGAAGCGCAACTGACGCTGCCAGCCTATGAGCAGATCATGAAGGCCTCGCACAGCTTCAACCTGCTGGACGCGCGTGGCGCCATCTCGGTCACCGAGCGCGCCGCCTACATCGGCCGCGTGCGCACTTTGTCGCGCCTCGTGGCGCAGGCTTACTACGATTCGCGTGAGCGTCTGGGCTTCCCTATGGCCCCGAAGACCGCCGCTCCTGCCGCCGCTGAATAA